In Euphorbia lathyris chromosome 10, ddEupLath1.1, whole genome shotgun sequence, the DNA window aggttatttaggtgttttttttatgagagagaaagttaatatttagCTAAAACTCTAAATGTTTTTTTACAATTATTTTTGCCCTATTTAAACCCTTGCTTTGTTAAACTTTAGACATAAAAATTATCAATCTAATTTGCTATTCTTTAGAAGTTGAGAAACGTTGGTGTTTAGTTTCCTTCCACCCAAAAGGATTCATCCTGGACTACGCCTAAGGCGTATCAACTGGTGCTTTCATTATGTCTACTCCACGTACTACCGAATCCGAATTTCATGAACTATGCCTCGCCCTCGAACTATCCATCCAAAACACATTACAACAAAGCCTCAAGGATCTCAAAGCCGAAATTCGACATTCCGAGAAACCACATGGCTCCTCCTCCTTCCAACATTCGCTCACATCTCGTATGAAACCTGAAGCCCCACGGTTCTCCGATATCGACCCCACCAGCTGGATTTTTAAGATCGATGAATACTTCGACTTTTATAAAACTCCCCCCGATAACCGCGTTAAAATCATCGCACTCCACATGGACGGAATCGCCCTAGAATGGTTTCGGTGGATGAAAGCAAATTCCCTTTTCACCGGCTGGGCAAATTTATGTGACAAAATACGACGCCGAGTTGGCCCTGCTCAATTCGAAGACCCCCAAGGGCGCCTATTCAAACTCATGCGAACCGGCACCTTAGACGACTTTATAGCACAATTCGAGAAATTAATGAACCAAGTTACTGGCATTACCGAAGCACAACTGCTTTCGTGTTTTATCCTCGGCTTGAAACCCACACTGAGCAGAGAAGTCTGCATGGCTAGACCTGCCAATTTACTTGAGGCCATTGATCTCGCCAAAGAATACGTCGATCGCGTGGGGGAGCTCCGTCAAGAACACCTCAGTACTAACTGAACCAACTGGAAGCCTCAGCTTAACAGTAAACCATGGGTCACCAACACTAATTCCCCTAAGTCCAATCTGAGCAATGACAAAGACATCAAGCGAGTCCATACGAACACTGAAAAGTCATCTTTACCCTTTCGAAAGCTGACCTAGAAGCAACAACAAGAACATCGCTCCCAAGGACTCTGTTTTAACTGCAACGAACGTTTTTTACCAACCCATAAATGCAAAGGACGATTCCTAATGTTAATTGGTGACGACGACGATGAGGAACCCACACTCGACTCAAACGAAATTCCATACAACTTGGTCGAAGGCACCCAAGACCTGCTTCTTTCGGGGGATATTTCAAGCCTTCATTCATTGACGGGTCAGACAAATCCACGGTCATTTAAAATCCGAGGCAAGTACAATGGCATGGAGGTCTATATCCTCATTAATAGCGGCTCTACGCATAATTTCATTCAACCCCGGATCGCCAATCAGCTACATCTTTAAGGAACATCCATCACACCTTTTTACGTCTATGTGGGGAATGGCGATACATTCACATGCTCAAAATTATGCCCTCATGTTCCCTTAAAAATCCAAGGAGTCGAATTTACGGTTGATCTGCACGTGCTACCAATCAAAGGGCCAGATATCGTCTTTGGTGTCCAATGGCTTCAACAATTAGGAGAGGTAACACACGACTATAGCCGTGTGTTGATGCGATTCACTTGGGAGGGAAAAACAGTTCAATTACAAGGGGACGGTCCAGAGGAGCCACAACACATCAGTTTTGCTCATCTTCAAGCACTTATAGGTTCTGATGAGGTGTCCCACATTTACGAGCTACACCACCTAGACCCTGCCCGGGATACATCCGTTGACAAGGATATTCTTACACTCCTACCAACCATCCCAACAGCAATGCACGGACTCCTGTGAGAATTCCAGGGATTATTCACACCACCAGTCACACTTCCACCTAAACGCTGCAACGATCACCACACCCATCTTCTACCCAACACTAAACCGGTTAATGTCCGACCCTACCGTTACCCCCACTTCCAAAAGAATGAAATGGAATGACTCGTGACTGATATGTTTCACCAAGGATTAATACGACCATCTCAAAGCCCTTTTTCATCACCTGTCTTATTAGTTAAAAAGAAAGACGGCTTTTATCGCTTCTATGTTGATTATCGAGCCTTGAACGCAGTTACTATCAGGGACAATTTTCCAATACCTACCATTGATGAGTTATTTGATGAATTAGGTCACGCAACTATATTCACAAAACTCGATTTACGCGTCGGATTCCATCAGATCAGGGTTCACGAGAGGGATGTCTATAAAATGGCCTTCCGTACTCACGAGGGACACTACGAGTTCTTGGTCATGCCATTTGGTTTAACAAACGCCCCTTCCACATTCCAGGCTACTATGAACTTGTTGTTTGCCAAGTATCTACGCAAATTTGTGATAGTATTTTTTGATGACATACTGGTTTATAGTACCGACATTCAAGCACATACTGCTACAACCATTACCTATACCGTCAGATGTTTGGGAGGAGCTTACCATGGATTTCATAGTCGGGTTACCCAGTTCTAAAGGCCACACTGTTATTATGGTAGTAGTCGATCGACTTACTAAATATGCTCATTTCGTACCTTTGCCCAAGCAATTCACCGCGGCGTCAGTAGCATACTTATTTATAGATTCTATTGTTAAACTCCATGGGATCCCGAGATCTATTGCTTCCGATCGTGACTCGGTATTTATGAGTGCCTTCTGGAAAACGTTACACGAACTTAGTGGAACACAGTTAAAGCACAGTTCTGCTTACCATCCTCAGACTGACGATCAAACAGAAGTCATCATCCGGTGGTTAGAGCAATATTTACGCACCTTATGTGCTGACAAGCCCTCGGGATGGGTTTCAAGTTTAAGCTGGGCAGAATATAGTTATAACACACACTTCAATGACAACATTCAAATAACTCCTTTCAAGGCTCTATACGGACGAGAACATTCCGCCATCCCCGTATATGTCCCCGGCTCTTCCAAAGTTCCCACCCTTGATGAGGTATTACGCGAGCGGGACAACTTGTTACGAACACTTAAGCAAAATCTGTCCGAATTTCAGAACCGCATGAAACAAAAGGCCGACCGAAAACGTCTTGAGGTTAAGTTTACCATGGGAGACTGGGTATAGGTCAAATTACACCACTATCGACAACAATCAATCACCCATCGCCAATGCTTTAAACTCTCACCACGTTATTTTGGTCCATATCAAGTGTAAAAACAAGTGGGTGCAATTAACCCTCATCGATGCTTACTACTCTTGGTTGATGTTTATATTTTGAAAGCGGAAAGAAATGAAACACCTATAATggaattcaaataaaaaaaataaaaaaaaagtacttGTAAGGATAGATctataatatgaaacaaaatatATAGTTTTAAATCCATAGTTTTTGTTAGTTTTAAATCCTCAAATCATAAGGTTTTTGTTACTATTGAATCCTTCATAATGAAGGATTTAATAGTACAAACCCCTAAAATTGAATAAATGGTCCATTTAGACCCCAAAGTTAAGTTGCAAGATCAACTTGGTATAAAATTAACTTTATGTATTAAGTTAACCATTAAACTTGGCATTTAAAGTCAACTTGGTACAAAATGACACATTTTAACATATGATTAATAGTTTTTTAACAGTCACTTCCAACCACCaatcatatatcattttaaactTCAAATGCCAAATTAGAGGGTCAAATTGATACATAAACTTAACTTAGGACTAAATTGATTCAAACAAGTATTTCGCTAAATTCATTCCCATGAGCTCTTAAGGGTAAAGTAACAATTCCACTATTACAATCAAGTTGTGTAATCTAATTATGTATAATACAGTACAAAAAGCACTCACAACCAAAATCTCAAGCATTTCTCGGACATGAACACAAGGAACAAAGCTATAACCATCACCGCTCCATAACCTTTATATGCTGGCTGAATGTAGTAAACCCTCACGCAGGTCAAATCTTAACTAGCTGATTCTTCCTCTATTTGCCTTTCAATTACTTCCTCAATCTCTGATTCAGCATTAAGTGGGCTTTTACTAGGGGAAATGCTTTCACCTGAAGGATTGATGGCATTGTCAACTGCTTCAACATTCTCCTTATCTCTTGAGCTGCCTAAATTGGGGGATGTAGTAGAAGAAACATTGTCCTCGGACTGATTTGGCTGATTAAGCAGCACATGAGAAAGCACAGGAGAAGAAACAAGGTCTTCGGATTGTTTTGGCTGATTAAGCACAGGAGAAGAAACACGGTCTTCGGATTGTTTTGGCTGATTAAGCACAGGAGAAGAAACACGGTCTTCGGATTGTTTTGGCTGATTAAGCACAGGAGAAGAAACACGGTCTTCGGATTGTTTTGGCTGATTAAGCGCATGACAGTGTGGGCAGTAGTATGTAATGTATGGGAAATCCTCTTTCCGGGCAAGGCCTGCAGGAAACCATAACCATGTCATTCTGCAATAAAATTAATGACAACTATATTGGCATGTTAACAAACAGGCATAGACCTGCAAGCACATAGAATGACTTGTAGACCATAATTCACTCACCATTATGCATATGGCAGTTCCCACATATAAGTGCATAAGACTGTGTGGGGTCTTCTCCTACAAGCAATGCTGCTAATCGAGCAATCCAGCCCCCATCATTCAAAGTAGATGCTTGTGGATTTCCATGCTCAACGATAAGCTGATTATGCTCAGAAGTTTGAAGACTTTCTCTTTCTGCAGAATCTAGCATTCCTTCACTAGAATGATGCACTGGAGGACTCCCTCCACTACTGGATCTAGAGGGCATCTGCTTTCTATTCCGAAGTCCACTAGCTTGCACAAATTCAACATCATTA includes these proteins:
- the LOC136209617 gene encoding uncharacterized protein At2g24330-like, with the translated sequence MSEDKGTAESDKSKPSTITPKKPKGIMSRIWNGVFRLHGDDFEKRLQNISKEEAAVLGRMKRRSLTWRKMTRHLIVFSVIFEVIAVGYAIMTTRSTDLDWKMRAFRVLPMFLLPGVSSAAYSAFVSFTRMCDRKDQRTLERLRAERQAKINELKEKTNYYTTQQLIQRYDPDPAAKAAAATVLASKLGLDSGLKVYVENEANLNIPTGKSNDVEFVQASGLRNRKQMPSRSSSGGSPPVHHSSEGMLDSAERESLQTSEHNQLIVEHGNPQASTLNDGGWIARLAALLVGEDPTQSYALICGNCHMHNGLARKEDFPYITYYCPHCHALNQPKQSEDRVSSPVLNQPKQSEDRVSSPVLNQPKQSEDRVSSPVLNQPKQSEDLVSSPVLSHVLLNQPNQSEDNVSSTTSPNLGSSRDKENVEAVDNAINPSGESISPSKSPLNAESEIEEVIERQIEEESAS